A single region of the Oleispira antarctica RB-8 genome encodes:
- a CDS encoding ABC transporter, ATP-binding protein, which translates to MISTANITMQFGAKPLFENISVKFGDGNRYGLIGANGCGKSTFMKILDGSLEPSAGNVSISPNERLGKLHQDQFAFEDQVVIDTVMMGNKELWAIKEERDAIYANLEATEAEYMHAAELESEFADMDGYTAESRAGELLLGAGIDLALHSGLMSGVAPGLKVRVLLAQALFSNPDILLLDEPTNNLDINTIRWLESLLDDMKCTMVIISHDRHFLNSVCSHMADIDYGDIKIFPGNYDDYMIASTQARERQQSDNAKKKTQIAELQQFVSRFSANASKAKQATSRQKQLDKITLDHIKPSSRQNPFMRFEFEKKLHRTALEVENLGHTYDTEMLFKNSNIMIPAGEKVAIIGANGAGKTTFMKCLIDEIQPTEGTIKWSENASLGYYAQDHEYEFPADMEMFEWMSQFRTPEHDDQAVRGTLGRLLFNQDDIKKNVKVCSGGEKGRLLFGKLMMENHNVLLLDEPTNHMDMESIESINMALEMFEGTLIFVSHDREFVSSLATRIIEIKDHEIVDFHGTYDEYLRSQGI; encoded by the coding sequence TTGATTTCAACCGCTAATATCACCATGCAATTCGGCGCCAAGCCATTGTTTGAAAACATCTCCGTAAAATTCGGCGATGGCAACCGCTATGGCTTAATCGGAGCCAACGGTTGTGGTAAATCTACTTTCATGAAAATCCTAGACGGCAGCCTTGAACCTTCTGCTGGTAACGTTTCTATTTCGCCCAATGAGCGTTTAGGAAAGCTACACCAAGACCAGTTCGCCTTCGAAGATCAGGTTGTTATCGATACGGTAATGATGGGTAATAAAGAACTTTGGGCGATTAAAGAAGAGCGTGATGCGATTTACGCCAACCTTGAAGCGACTGAAGCAGAGTATATGCACGCTGCTGAACTAGAGAGCGAGTTCGCTGACATGGACGGCTATACCGCTGAATCACGTGCGGGCGAGTTATTATTAGGCGCAGGCATCGACCTAGCCTTACACAGCGGTTTAATGTCGGGCGTTGCACCTGGTTTAAAAGTACGTGTACTTTTGGCACAGGCGCTTTTCTCTAACCCAGATATTTTGTTATTAGATGAGCCAACCAACAACTTGGACATCAATACCATTCGCTGGTTAGAAAGCTTGCTAGACGATATGAAGTGCACGATGGTAATCATCTCGCACGATCGCCATTTCTTGAACTCTGTGTGCTCACACATGGCCGACATCGATTATGGTGATATCAAGATTTTCCCGGGCAACTACGATGACTACATGATCGCATCGACTCAGGCGCGTGAACGTCAGCAGTCTGATAACGCCAAGAAGAAGACTCAAATCGCTGAATTACAGCAGTTTGTTAGCCGCTTCTCTGCCAATGCTTCTAAAGCTAAGCAAGCAACCTCACGTCAGAAGCAACTTGATAAGATCACTTTGGATCACATCAAGCCATCGAGCCGTCAAAATCCATTCATGCGCTTTGAATTTGAGAAGAAGCTTCACCGTACTGCGCTTGAAGTTGAAAACTTGGGCCATACTTACGATACCGAGATGCTGTTCAAGAACTCGAACATCATGATTCCAGCGGGCGAAAAAGTGGCGATTATCGGTGCCAACGGCGCGGGTAAGACAACTTTCATGAAGTGCTTGATTGATGAAATACAACCAACTGAAGGCACGATCAAATGGTCTGAGAATGCGTCTTTAGGTTATTACGCTCAGGATCACGAATATGAATTCCCTGCGGACATGGAAATGTTCGAGTGGATGTCTCAGTTCCGCACACCAGAGCATGATGACCAAGCCGTTCGTGGAACGCTAGGTCGTTTATTATTCAACCAAGACGATATCAAAAAGAACGTTAAGGTATGTTCTGGTGGTGAGAAGGGTCGTTTATTATTTGGTAAGTTGATGATGGAAAATCACAACGTACTATTGCTGGATGAACCCACCAACCACATGGACATGGAATCGATCGAGTCGATCAACATGGCTCTTGAGATGTTCGAAGGCACATTGATATTCGTATCTCACGACCGTGAATTTGTAAGCTCTTTGGCAACACGCATTATCGAGATCAAAGATCACGAGATCGTTGATTTCCACGGCACTTATGACGAATATTTACGTTCTCAAGGCATCTAA